One window from the genome of Choloepus didactylus isolate mChoDid1 chromosome 2, mChoDid1.pri, whole genome shotgun sequence encodes:
- the LOC119528018 gene encoding small integral membrane protein 15-like: MWPPGVSGPIRGKKVFLRPLQRCLILKAWAEYVAEWAAKDPYGFLTTVILALSPLFLASAVLPWKLAKMIEAREKEQKKKQKRQENIAKAKRLKKD; this comes from the coding sequence ATGTGGCCCCCAGGGGTCAGTGGCCCCATTAGGGGAAAGAAAGTTTTCCTAAGACCACTACAAAGATGTTTGATATTAAAGGCTTGGGCTGAGTATGTTGCGGAATGGGCTGCAAAGGACCCATATGGCTTCCTTACGACAGTGATTTTGGCCCTTTCTCCATTGTTCCTAGCAAGTGCTGTACTACCCTGGAAATTGGCCAAGATGATTGAGgccagggaaaaggagcagaagaagaaacaaaaacgtcaagaaaatattgcaaaagccAAACGACTAAAAAAGGATTGA